The Glandiceps talaboti chromosome 1, keGlaTala1.1, whole genome shotgun sequence genome has a segment encoding these proteins:
- the LOC144444411 gene encoding methyl-CpG-binding domain protein 4-like codes for MKKSIREYDNCTSTTGQSKVNTRHRKVHSKYFDKKSTLPPLKSKKMFNPWIPPKSPYNLVQESLFHNPWKLLVATIFLNRTTGKAALPVLWRFFDKWPSPTATMNANWSEISTLLQPLGLYQKRAKMLIRFSDEYLNKDWRYPIELYGIGKYGNDSYRIFCVNEWKEVKPNDHMLNKYHDWLWKNYKQLGLD; via the exons atgaagaaaagtattaGGGAGTACGATAATtgtaccagcacca CAGGACAGAGTAAAGTTAACACAAGGCATCGTAAAGTTCACAGTAAGTATTTTGACAAGAAGAGCACCCTACCACCTTTGAAGTCTAAGAAGATGTTCAATCCCTGGATACCACCCAAGTCACCTTACAATCTAGTGCAGGAAAGCCTCTTCCATAACCCATGGAAACTACTTGTAGCAACAATATTCCTTAATAGAACTACAG GTAAGGCAGCTCTTCCAGTCTTGTGGAGATTCTTTGATAAGTGGCCATCACCTACAGCCACCATGAATGCCAATTGGTCAGAGATTTCAACACTATTGCAGCCCTTAGGACTATACCAAAAGAGAGCTAAGATGTTGATAAGGTTTTCAG ATGAATACTTAAACAAGGACTGGAGATATCCAATAGAACTATATGGTATTGGTAAATATGGCAATGATTCTTACAGAATATTCTGTGTTAATGAGTGGAAAGAG GTAAAACCTAATGATCACATGTTGAATAAATATCATGATTGGCTTTGGAAGAACTACAAACAACTAGGTCTTGATTGA